One region of Kytococcus sedentarius DSM 20547 genomic DNA includes:
- a CDS encoding cell division protein SepF gives MAGVFNKTMELLGFAEIDERDRYDAYDDEVDRDEADRDPRRAPGREESGAHRLDDDDARSPREERGRAVAPVPADRRERAVTPRPESRRSAGVPMGGIHRITTIHPATFNEAKLIGESFREGVPVIMNLTDLSDGDAKRLVDFAAGLVFGLYGSIDRITNKVFLLSPEGVSSEGGQGDPTGQNPGQNSSD, from the coding sequence ATGGCCGGTGTCTTCAACAAGACGATGGAGCTGTTGGGCTTCGCCGAGATCGACGAGCGCGACCGCTACGACGCCTACGACGACGAGGTCGACCGCGACGAGGCGGACCGTGACCCGCGCAGGGCCCCCGGTCGGGAGGAGAGCGGCGCGCACCGCCTCGACGACGATGACGCGCGCAGCCCCCGCGAGGAGCGCGGCCGTGCCGTGGCCCCCGTCCCTGCGGACCGGCGTGAGCGCGCCGTGACGCCGCGTCCCGAGTCCCGTCGATCCGCAGGAGTTCCCATGGGCGGCATCCACCGCATCACGACCATCCACCCGGCCACCTTCAACGAGGCCAAGCTCATCGGTGAGAGTTTCCGCGAGGGCGTGCCGGTGATCATGAACCTGACCGACCTGTCCGATGGTGACGCCAAGCGCCTGGTGGACTTCGCCGCCGGTCTGGTCTTCGGCCTGTACGGCTCGATCGACCGCATCACGAACAAGGTCTTCCTGCTGTCTCCGGAGGGCGTGTCCTCCGAAGGCGGGCAGGGCGACCCGACCGGCCAGAACCCCGGCCAGAACAGCTCCGACTGA
- a CDS encoding YggS family pyridoxal phosphate-dependent enzyme — protein MRSDAVTLPEDADARTAELADGLQATLARIEEACGRAGRSPEEVTLVVVTKFFGAEDLARLVRLGVRDVGENRDQEAAAKAAAWPDHLPAGERGVAEAVRMHFIGQVQSKKAGSVAGYADLVHSVDRLKLVGALDRGAQRHGRRLAVCVQVDLDPVVEGGEPDAGRGGAHPDDLPELCAAVDRSERLDLAGLMTVAPPQVEPARAFAELARVHAAVLAEHPGATMLSAGMSGDLEAAVAAGATHVRVGSAIMGARPPLG, from the coding sequence GTGAGGTCCGATGCGGTGACCCTGCCCGAGGACGCCGACGCGCGCACCGCGGAGCTGGCCGACGGGCTGCAGGCGACGCTCGCCCGCATCGAGGAGGCCTGTGGCCGGGCCGGGCGGTCGCCCGAGGAGGTCACCCTGGTGGTGGTCACGAAGTTCTTCGGGGCCGAGGACCTCGCCCGGCTGGTGCGCCTCGGGGTCCGGGACGTGGGGGAGAACCGCGACCAGGAGGCCGCGGCGAAGGCCGCCGCGTGGCCCGACCACCTGCCGGCGGGGGAGCGGGGCGTGGCCGAGGCGGTGCGGATGCACTTCATCGGGCAGGTGCAGAGCAAGAAGGCCGGCTCGGTGGCGGGCTACGCCGACCTGGTGCACTCGGTGGACCGGCTCAAGCTGGTGGGTGCCCTGGACCGCGGGGCGCAGCGGCACGGCCGACGCCTCGCCGTGTGCGTGCAGGTGGACCTGGACCCCGTGGTCGAGGGTGGCGAGCCCGACGCCGGACGTGGTGGGGCCCACCCCGACGACCTGCCGGAACTGTGCGCGGCGGTGGACCGGTCCGAGCGGCTGGACCTCGCCGGGCTGATGACGGTCGCCCCGCCCCAGGTGGAGCCCGCCCGGGCCTTCGCCGAGCTGGCCCGGGTGCACGCCGCGGTGCTGGCCGAGCACCCGGGCGCCACGATGCTGTCGGCGGGCATGAGCGGGGACCTGGAGGCCGCCGTCGCCGCCGGTGCGACACACGTGCGGGTGGGGTCGGCAATCATGGGGGCACGTCCGCCGCTGGGCTAG
- a CDS encoding YggT family protein, protein MVVLLAVLHLALFLFFWALLVRMIFDWVQSFAPSWRPSGPALVLAEGVFTVTDPPLKGLRRLIPPLNLGGIQLDVGFLVLAIGTLILMGIVNPLG, encoded by the coding sequence GTGGTCGTCCTCCTCGCCGTCCTCCACCTGGCGCTGTTCCTGTTCTTCTGGGCCCTGCTGGTCCGGATGATCTTCGACTGGGTGCAGTCGTTCGCCCCCTCCTGGCGCCCCTCGGGTCCGGCCCTGGTGCTCGCCGAGGGCGTCTTCACGGTCACCGACCCGCCCCTGAAGGGGCTGCGCCGGCTGATCCCGCCGCTGAACCTCGGGGGGATCCAGCTCGACGTCGGGTTCCTGGTGCTGGCCATCGGCACGCTGATCCTGATGGGGATCGTCAACCCCCTCGGCTGA
- a CDS encoding polyphenol oxidase family protein: MTPSGSTSHAPATPVWWQESLPPADDLWGVEWLFTRRAVDHFPGEGGMAGFNLGDHVGDDAGRVAAHRRALARGLGVGLDDLHWMNQVHGASVRVVDAESASHTPAGSHVLPESDGLVVDAAERHAAGLEPGAGLVVVADCTPTLLVDRERGLCAVVHAGRPGMLAGVVERTVQELRARGAQRLEAVVGPSVCSRCYEVPAETRDDAERREPVSVGRTSWGTPSIDVAAGVVEQLSRLGVSLREWVRGCTLEDEDLFSYRRDGSTGRLAGAVRLVPPTSGGLS; encoded by the coding sequence GTGACCCCGTCTGGATCCACCTCCCACGCCCCCGCCACGCCCGTGTGGTGGCAGGAGTCCCTGCCCCCCGCGGATGACCTCTGGGGGGTCGAGTGGCTCTTCACCCGCCGGGCTGTGGACCACTTCCCGGGGGAGGGCGGCATGGCCGGCTTCAATCTGGGCGACCACGTCGGCGACGATGCGGGGCGCGTCGCCGCGCACCGGAGGGCCCTGGCCCGGGGTCTCGGCGTGGGGCTGGACGACCTGCACTGGATGAACCAGGTGCACGGGGCCTCGGTCCGAGTGGTGGACGCCGAGTCGGCCAGTCACACCCCGGCCGGTTCGCACGTGCTCCCCGAGTCCGACGGCCTGGTGGTCGATGCGGCCGAGCGCCACGCGGCGGGCCTCGAGCCCGGAGCCGGCCTCGTGGTGGTGGCCGACTGCACCCCGACCCTCCTGGTGGACCGTGAGCGAGGTCTGTGTGCCGTCGTCCACGCTGGGCGCCCGGGCATGCTCGCGGGGGTCGTGGAGCGCACCGTCCAGGAGCTGCGAGCGCGGGGGGCCCAACGGCTCGAGGCCGTCGTCGGCCCGTCGGTGTGCAGCCGCTGCTACGAGGTGCCGGCCGAGACGCGTGACGACGCCGAGCGACGGGAGCCGGTGTCCGTCGGCCGGACCTCCTGGGGGACCCCCAGCATCGACGTCGCCGCCGGGGTGGTGGAGCAGCTGTCCCGCCTCGGGGTCTCGCTGCGTGAGTGGGTCCGCGGGTGCACCCTGGAGGACGAGGACCTCTTCAGCTACCGCCGTGACGGCAGCACCGGCCGGCTGGCCGGCGCGGTCCGCCTGGTGCCGCCGACCTCGGGGGGCCTGTCGTGA
- the murC gene encoding UDP-N-acetylmuramate--L-alanine ligase, with amino-acid sequence MNGDTRGAALGGGEIAGVPTRFDFRAELPALDAWQRIHLLNVAGAGVSRIARLLAARGVAVSGSDPADLPVMASLREAGIDAQVGWDAERVADVDAVVVSSATKEDVPELRAARERGLPVLHQAQALALATQGRRRIVVAGANGKTSTSAMVAWALRAAGRDCGYAIGAELVGRGRNAEVGTAPEFVIEGDESDGSFVTYRPEVAVLTNVRPDHLDLYGSFETVQRAYDEFLATIPRGGVLIACSDDPGARAAADRQRDRLRVITYGFGVEGQATPDLHLGTPDHRGMVWESVLQDNISGRTLNLRVKVPGAHNLLNAAAAHAVVVHASATGAHGAGGDAAGADATVVEGPVDPALEAASLAGLADFAGASRRFQVRGEAGGVVVVDDYAHNGDKVAAVVRTGAALARETGHRVVVAFQPHLFSRTRDFAAEFAAGLDAADEVLLLPVFGAREEPLPGVSSQLIADRLTTSHRAVGSLEELPDAVVESARPGDLVLLVGAGNVTTAGQAVLDALRAAS; translated from the coding sequence ATGAACGGGGACACCCGGGGCGCCGCGCTGGGCGGCGGGGAGATCGCCGGGGTGCCGACGCGGTTCGACTTCCGCGCCGAGCTGCCCGCGCTGGATGCCTGGCAGCGGATCCACCTGCTGAACGTCGCAGGGGCGGGGGTCTCCCGCATCGCGCGGCTGCTCGCGGCCCGCGGGGTGGCCGTCAGCGGCTCCGACCCGGCGGACCTGCCCGTGATGGCCTCCCTGCGCGAGGCGGGGATCGACGCGCAGGTGGGGTGGGACGCCGAGCGGGTCGCGGACGTGGACGCGGTCGTGGTCTCGAGCGCCACCAAGGAGGACGTGCCGGAGCTGCGGGCCGCCCGGGAGCGCGGTCTGCCGGTGCTGCACCAGGCGCAGGCCCTGGCGCTGGCCACGCAGGGGCGGCGCCGGATCGTGGTGGCCGGGGCCAACGGCAAGACGTCCACCTCCGCGATGGTGGCCTGGGCGCTGCGGGCGGCCGGTCGTGACTGCGGCTACGCCATCGGGGCCGAGCTCGTGGGCCGTGGACGCAATGCCGAGGTGGGGACCGCGCCCGAGTTCGTCATCGAGGGCGACGAGTCGGACGGGTCCTTCGTCACCTACCGTCCCGAGGTGGCGGTGCTGACGAACGTGCGCCCGGACCACCTCGACCTCTACGGGAGCTTCGAGACCGTGCAGCGCGCCTACGACGAGTTCCTGGCCACCATTCCCCGGGGGGGAGTGCTCATCGCCTGCTCGGACGACCCCGGCGCACGGGCTGCCGCGGACCGTCAGCGTGACCGGCTGCGGGTGATCACCTACGGCTTCGGGGTCGAGGGCCAGGCCACCCCCGACCTGCACCTCGGGACTCCCGATCACCGGGGCATGGTCTGGGAATCCGTTCTGCAGGATAATATCTCAGGTCGAACTCTGAACTTGAGGGTCAAGGTTCCGGGTGCGCACAACCTGCTCAACGCCGCGGCCGCTCACGCGGTGGTGGTGCACGCCAGCGCGACGGGTGCCCACGGTGCCGGGGGCGATGCTGCCGGCGCCGACGCAACGGTGGTCGAGGGTCCTGTGGACCCCGCCCTGGAAGCGGCCAGCCTCGCGGGGCTCGCGGACTTCGCCGGGGCCAGCCGCCGCTTCCAGGTGCGGGGTGAGGCCGGGGGTGTGGTGGTCGTCGACGACTATGCCCACAACGGCGACAAGGTGGCCGCCGTCGTCCGCACCGGTGCGGCGCTGGCGCGCGAAACCGGCCACCGGGTGGTCGTGGCCTTCCAACCCCACCTGTTCTCCCGCACGCGGGACTTCGCCGCGGAGTTCGCAGCGGGCCTGGACGCCGCCGACGAGGTGCTCCTCCTGCCGGTCTTCGGCGCGCGGGAGGAGCCCCTGCCGGGCGTCTCCAGCCAGCTGATCGCCGACCGGCTCACGACCTCCCACCGTGCGGTGGGCTCCCTCGAGGAGCTGCCGGACGCGGTGGTCGAGTCGGCGCGGCCCGGCGACCTCGTGCTGCTGGTCGGTGCCGGGAACGTCACCACGGCGGGGCAGGCCGTCCTCGACGCCCTGCGCGCTGCCTCGTGA
- a CDS encoding DivIVA domain-containing protein, whose translation MPLNPDDLFEHEFDETRLRPGYEKSQVNDFLDGVQVELRRLIAENESLRDRLHGQSEAPEFAGGWEGPVEPITHAPPTTGSMGRATADDGFVPAGGPAAPAGSAEQVRQEADQRIMAAMHAAESAEFDAHHRIEQARREQTEAEAALERVKERVAGLTSAADRVEAAGDEGAQAGELLAAAQRLHDEHVWAAEESARSREQHVERRLAELEQRIADARERLAESDAMLRSRADEFAAWAAEQRRFLAAPPERNAGQPRGRSGASSLWG comes from the coding sequence ATGCCCCTGAACCCTGATGACCTGTTCGAGCACGAGTTCGACGAGACCCGGCTGCGCCCCGGGTACGAGAAGAGTCAGGTCAACGACTTCTTGGACGGCGTGCAGGTGGAGCTGCGTCGCCTCATCGCGGAGAACGAGTCGCTGCGCGACCGGCTGCACGGGCAGAGCGAGGCGCCGGAGTTCGCCGGGGGCTGGGAGGGGCCGGTGGAGCCGATCACCCACGCGCCGCCGACGACGGGGTCGATGGGGCGGGCCACGGCGGACGACGGCTTCGTCCCGGCCGGCGGTCCGGCTGCGCCCGCCGGTTCGGCCGAGCAGGTCCGGCAGGAGGCCGACCAGCGGATCATGGCGGCCATGCACGCGGCGGAGAGCGCGGAGTTCGACGCGCACCACCGCATCGAGCAGGCGCGCCGTGAGCAGACGGAGGCCGAGGCCGCGCTGGAGCGGGTGAAGGAGCGCGTGGCGGGTCTCACGAGCGCTGCCGACCGGGTGGAGGCGGCCGGTGACGAGGGGGCGCAGGCCGGAGAGCTGTTGGCTGCCGCGCAGCGCCTGCACGACGAGCACGTGTGGGCCGCCGAGGAGTCGGCCCGCTCGCGCGAGCAGCACGTCGAACGGAGGCTGGCGGAGCTCGAGCAGCGCATCGCGGACGCGCGGGAGCGCCTGGCCGAGTCCGACGCCATGCTCCGATCGCGCGCCGACGAGTTCGCCGCGTGGGCCGCCGAGCAGCGGCGCTTCCTGGCCGCCCCCCCGGAGCGCAACGCGGGCCAGCCCAGAGGTCGCTCGGGAGCAAGCTCCCTCTGGGGGTGA
- the murG gene encoding undecaprenyldiphospho-muramoylpentapeptide beta-N-acetylglucosaminyltransferase yields the protein MTSLTSVVLAGGGTAGHVSPLIATADALRREHPEVGITVLGTVEGLEARLVPERGYPLRTIGKVPFPRRPGAAALRFPAAMKRAVDQAGRVLDETGAEVVVGFGGYVSTPAYLAARNRGIPIVIHEQNSVAGLANKLGARLTPHVATTFTQTRLRGSRVVGMPLREEISGLDRAALRPEALDVLGLSDHRPTVLVTGGSLGAAQLNDSFAHSADALLASGVQVLHLTGAGKVPQALVGRDDSGPGPRYVVLEYCDRMDLAYAAADLVVCRAGANTVTELATVGLPAVYVPLPIGNGEQRRNASDVVEAGGGIVVDNDAVTPAWVTGELTALATDAPRLQAMSRAAASLGSGAAAGDMVEMIRRAVR from the coding sequence ATGACTTCCCTGACCTCGGTCGTCCTCGCCGGAGGGGGTACGGCAGGGCACGTCTCGCCCCTCATCGCGACGGCGGACGCCCTGCGCCGTGAGCACCCGGAGGTGGGGATCACGGTGCTGGGGACCGTCGAGGGCCTGGAGGCCCGGCTGGTGCCCGAGCGGGGCTACCCGCTGCGCACCATCGGCAAGGTGCCCTTCCCGCGGCGCCCGGGAGCCGCGGCCCTGCGCTTCCCCGCCGCCATGAAGCGGGCGGTTGACCAGGCCGGGCGGGTGCTGGACGAGACCGGGGCGGAGGTCGTGGTGGGCTTCGGCGGCTACGTCTCGACCCCGGCCTACCTCGCGGCCCGCAACCGCGGCATCCCCATCGTCATCCACGAGCAGAACTCCGTGGCCGGTCTGGCCAACAAGCTCGGTGCGCGCCTCACCCCCCACGTGGCCACCACCTTCACCCAGACCAGGCTGCGCGGCTCGCGCGTGGTGGGCATGCCGCTGCGTGAGGAGATCTCCGGGCTGGACCGCGCGGCGCTGCGTCCCGAGGCGCTGGACGTCCTGGGCCTGTCGGACCACCGGCCCACCGTGCTGGTCACCGGCGGGTCGCTCGGGGCCGCCCAGCTCAACGACTCCTTCGCCCACTCGGCCGACGCCTTGCTGGCCTCCGGCGTGCAGGTGCTGCACCTGACCGGCGCCGGCAAGGTGCCGCAGGCCCTGGTCGGCCGCGACGACAGTGGGCCGGGCCCGCGCTACGTGGTGCTGGAGTACTGCGACCGCATGGACCTGGCCTACGCGGCGGCCGACCTCGTGGTCTGCCGGGCGGGTGCCAACACCGTGACCGAGCTGGCGACGGTGGGCCTTCCGGCCGTGTACGTGCCACTGCCGATCGGCAACGGCGAACAGCGACGCAACGCCTCCGACGTGGTGGAGGCAGGAGGCGGGATCGTGGTCGACAACGATGCGGTGACCCCCGCGTGGGTGACCGGTGAGCTCACGGCCCTGGCGACGGACGCGCCGCGCCTGCAGGCGATGTCGCGGGCCGCGGCGTCCCTGGGGTCCGGCGCGGCCGCCGGGGACATGGTGGAGATGATCCGCAGGGCCGTCCGATGA
- a CDS encoding cell division protein FtsQ/DivIB: MSRAGGSRRGRVVRPEPGAGGPGAWWGVGALIAVLLALGAAWVALGSQWWVVRSVDVRVEAPPSTAPWSEQVADPAQVQRVSGIRVGDRVATLPRSEARERLEEVPGVAAADVGRGLTGTVVLELQLEEAVATRARGDEQEVLASSGEVITTVPDGAAPGGEEGGGTPALPELQLADGVPEGQADQAVSRAVGTLAVMSDETRQEVREYRASESGLATLLPDSRVVHWGHVTDEADLHERERSVRAILAEQSPAPGATLDATQRGTVVVHEG; encoded by the coding sequence GTGAGCCGCGCGGGCGGCTCGCGCCGGGGCCGCGTGGTGCGTCCCGAGCCCGGCGCCGGGGGCCCGGGGGCCTGGTGGGGGGTGGGGGCCCTCATCGCGGTGCTCCTGGCGCTCGGCGCCGCCTGGGTGGCCCTCGGTTCCCAGTGGTGGGTGGTGCGTTCGGTCGACGTCCGGGTGGAGGCGCCGCCGAGTACCGCTCCGTGGTCGGAGCAGGTGGCCGATCCGGCCCAGGTGCAGCGCGTCTCCGGGATCCGGGTGGGGGACCGGGTGGCGACCCTGCCTCGCAGTGAGGCGCGGGAGCGCCTGGAGGAGGTCCCCGGTGTGGCCGCGGCCGACGTGGGTCGGGGCCTGACCGGCACGGTCGTGCTCGAGCTGCAGCTGGAGGAGGCCGTGGCCACCCGGGCGCGCGGTGACGAGCAGGAGGTCCTGGCCTCCAGCGGTGAGGTGATCACCACCGTCCCGGACGGCGCGGCCCCCGGGGGCGAGGAGGGTGGGGGCACCCCTGCCCTGCCCGAGCTCCAGCTGGCCGACGGCGTACCCGAGGGGCAGGCCGACCAGGCGGTCAGCCGTGCCGTCGGCACCCTGGCCGTGATGTCGGACGAGACGCGGCAGGAGGTGCGCGAGTACCGCGCCTCGGAGTCCGGCCTGGCCACGCTGCTGCCCGACAGTCGCGTGGTCCACTGGGGCCACGTTACCGACGAGGCGGACCTGCACGAGCGGGAGCGCAGCGTGCGGGCCATCCTCGCCGAGCAGTCCCCGGCGCCCGGCGCGACCCTCGACGCCACCCAGCGGGGGACCGTGGTGGTGCACGAGGGGTGA
- the ftsZ gene encoding cell division protein FtsZ, giving the protein MANPQNYLAVIKVVGIGGGGVNAINRMIEVGLKGVEFIAINTDAQALLMSDADVKLDVGRELTRGLGAGADPEVGRQAAEDHADEIEEVLKGADMVFVTAGEGGGTGTGGAPVVARIARSLGALTIGVVTRPFTFEGRRRANQAESGIGSLREEVDTLIVIPNDRLLSISDKGVTMLDAFRSADQVLLSGVQGITDLITTPGLINLDFADVKSVMQGAGSALMGIGSARGEDRAVEAAELAISSPLLEASIDGAYGVLLSVQGGSDLGLFEINEAARLVQEAAHPEANVIFGTVIDDALGDEVRVTVIAAGFDGGEPTPREDASAQTGQQAAGEHAAGGHLGAGFGGPSRPSVQRPAQQGGTQPAPQRQQAQRPPQQAAQQRPAPQKRQQPAGQKPKGQQAGQRQADLDVPDFLK; this is encoded by the coding sequence ATGGCAAACCCGCAGAACTATCTCGCCGTGATCAAGGTCGTCGGTATCGGCGGCGGCGGCGTGAACGCCATCAACCGCATGATCGAGGTGGGCCTCAAGGGCGTCGAGTTCATCGCCATCAACACCGACGCGCAGGCGCTGCTCATGAGCGACGCCGACGTGAAGCTGGACGTGGGCCGCGAGCTCACCCGCGGCCTCGGCGCCGGCGCCGACCCCGAGGTGGGCCGTCAGGCCGCCGAGGACCACGCGGACGAGATCGAGGAGGTCCTCAAGGGGGCCGACATGGTCTTCGTGACCGCCGGCGAGGGTGGCGGCACCGGCACCGGTGGCGCTCCGGTCGTGGCCCGCATCGCCCGCTCGCTGGGCGCGCTGACCATCGGTGTGGTGACCCGCCCCTTCACCTTCGAGGGTCGTCGCCGCGCGAACCAGGCCGAGTCCGGCATCGGGTCGCTGCGCGAGGAGGTCGACACCCTCATCGTGATCCCGAACGACCGCCTGCTGTCGATCAGCGACAAGGGCGTCACCATGCTCGACGCCTTCCGCTCGGCCGACCAGGTACTCCTCTCGGGTGTGCAGGGCATCACCGACCTCATCACCACCCCGGGTCTGATCAACCTCGACTTCGCCGACGTGAAGTCGGTCATGCAGGGTGCCGGCTCGGCCCTCATGGGCATCGGCTCGGCCCGCGGTGAGGACCGCGCGGTCGAGGCCGCGGAGCTCGCCATCTCCAGCCCGCTGCTGGAGGCCAGCATTGACGGCGCCTACGGCGTGCTGCTCTCGGTGCAGGGTGGCAGCGACCTGGGTCTGTTCGAGATCAACGAGGCCGCCCGCCTGGTGCAGGAGGCCGCCCACCCGGAGGCCAACGTCATCTTCGGAACCGTCATCGACGACGCGCTGGGCGATGAGGTGCGCGTCACCGTCATCGCCGCCGGGTTCGACGGTGGCGAGCCGACCCCCCGCGAGGACGCCAGCGCGCAGACCGGCCAGCAGGCCGCCGGCGAGCATGCCGCCGGTGGGCACCTCGGTGCGGGCTTCGGTGGCCCGTCCCGCCCCTCCGTGCAGCGCCCGGCCCAGCAGGGTGGCACCCAGCCGGCGCCGCAGCGCCAGCAGGCCCAGCGTCCCCCGCAGCAGGCCGCGCAGCAGCGTCCGGCCCCGCAGAAGCGCCAGCAGCCCGCCGGTCAGAAGCCGAAGGGCCAGCAGGCCGGTCAGCGCCAGGCCGACCTGGACGTGCCCGACTTCCTGAAGTGA
- the ftsW gene encoding putative lipid II flippase FtsW translates to MAEATHVGTHVSRWEQFTDWLQRPVTVARLAVAAPLALLVLGLVMVLSASSVTSFSESGSSYAEGVKQATFAGLGLAGAAVIAFLPVAWIRRLAVPALLVTIALQALVFTPLGVAAKGNRNWILVGGQTVQPSEFLKLGLVLGGAYLLAHKVPRLREFLHLMVPFVVPVVAICVGLVLAGRDLGSALVLLAVAVGMLWVAGISLVWMGLGLGAAAAAAGVLAVTSSNRMGRIAVWLNDCSDPHQENCYQKVHGEYALADGGWWGVGLGASREKWFYLPEPHNDFIFAVIGEELGMLGACGVIGLFATIGFVCYRVIAGTRDTFTRIATGGIMAWLLGQAMINIGSVIGLLPIIGVPLPLVSSGGSALVAALGAMGVLVAFARAQVPGTGRARKRSSGTRSPRTRTAGARSASTRSAGTRSSSPRAAGARSAGTGGKQPATGGRAVTRRRPRS, encoded by the coding sequence ATGGCTGAGGCCACGCACGTGGGGACGCACGTCTCGCGCTGGGAACAGTTCACCGACTGGCTGCAGCGGCCGGTCACCGTGGCGCGCCTCGCGGTCGCCGCCCCGTTGGCCCTGCTGGTGCTGGGTCTGGTGATGGTCCTCTCGGCCTCGTCGGTGACCTCCTTCTCCGAGTCCGGGTCGAGCTACGCCGAGGGGGTCAAGCAGGCCACCTTCGCGGGTCTGGGTCTGGCCGGGGCCGCGGTGATCGCGTTCCTGCCCGTGGCGTGGATCCGCCGGTTGGCCGTGCCCGCGCTGCTGGTGACGATCGCCCTGCAGGCGCTGGTGTTCACCCCGCTGGGCGTGGCGGCCAAGGGGAACCGCAACTGGATCCTCGTGGGTGGGCAGACCGTGCAGCCCTCGGAGTTCCTCAAGCTGGGACTCGTGCTGGGCGGGGCCTACCTGCTGGCGCACAAGGTGCCACGGCTGCGCGAGTTCCTGCACCTGATGGTGCCCTTCGTCGTGCCGGTGGTGGCGATCTGCGTGGGGCTCGTGCTGGCGGGGCGGGACCTCGGTTCGGCGCTGGTGCTGCTGGCCGTCGCCGTGGGCATGCTGTGGGTGGCCGGGATCTCCCTGGTGTGGATGGGCCTCGGGCTCGGGGCCGCCGCCGCGGCGGCCGGGGTGCTGGCGGTGACCTCGAGCAACCGCATGGGGCGCATCGCGGTGTGGCTCAACGACTGCTCGGACCCTCACCAGGAGAACTGCTACCAGAAGGTCCACGGGGAGTACGCCTTGGCCGACGGTGGCTGGTGGGGCGTCGGTCTGGGGGCCAGCCGCGAGAAGTGGTTCTACCTGCCCGAGCCGCACAACGACTTCATCTTCGCCGTCATCGGCGAGGAGCTCGGCATGCTCGGCGCCTGCGGGGTGATCGGGCTCTTCGCAACCATCGGCTTCGTCTGCTACCGGGTGATCGCCGGCACGCGGGACACGTTCACCCGCATCGCCACCGGCGGGATCATGGCGTGGCTGCTGGGCCAGGCGATGATCAACATCGGGTCGGTCATCGGCCTGCTGCCGATCATCGGTGTCCCCCTGCCGCTGGTCTCCTCCGGTGGCTCGGCCCTCGTGGCCGCGCTGGGGGCGATGGGGGTGCTCGTCGCCTTCGCCCGGGCGCAGGTTCCCGGGACCGGGCGGGCACGCAAGCGCTCGTCCGGCACCCGCTCGCCGCGCACCCGAACAGCCGGCGCTCGGTCGGCCTCGACCCGGTCGGCCGGAACCCGCTCGAGCTCCCCGCGGGCGGCGGGCGCTCGTTCCGCTGGCACCGGTGGGAAGCAGCCCGCAACAGGCGGGCGCGCGGTCACCCGTCGGCGCCCTCGCTCCTGA